In Polaribacter sp. Hel_I_88, the following proteins share a genomic window:
- a CDS encoding DinB family protein gives MIIAIEKNLQKGVQLLNSISDEAYADASFGPYYASIGCHIRHILDVYFCILKGVSSKKIDLTARDRNMEVELATNLGIHYFNSVIDQLKNLHQHYDLSELVEVTDDLGFGNETTTYTLGSILMQAQSHTTHHYASIGYLIYQLKIALPTTDFGFNPSTKKKIKE, from the coding sequence ATGATTATTGCAATCGAAAAAAATTTGCAAAAAGGAGTACAATTATTAAATTCAATTTCAGATGAAGCGTATGCAGATGCTTCTTTTGGACCTTATTATGCAAGTATTGGTTGTCATATTCGTCATATTTTAGATGTGTATTTTTGTATTTTAAAAGGTGTTTCGTCAAAAAAAATCGACTTAACAGCAAGAGATCGAAATATGGAGGTTGAGCTAGCTACAAATTTGGGCATTCATTATTTTAATTCAGTAATTGATCAACTAAAAAATCTGCATCAACATTATGATTTATCTGAATTAGTAGAGGTTACAGACGATTTAGGTTTTGGAAACGAAACTACAACGTACACTTTAGGTAGTATTTTAATGCAAGCACAAAGCCATACAACACATCATTATGCAAGTATTGGGTACTTAATTTATCAATTAAAAATAGCATTGCCAACCACAGATTTTGGTTTTAATCCATCAACTAAAAAGAAAATTAAGGAATAG
- a CDS encoding Npt1/Npt2 family nucleotide transporter — protein MRKLIHKTFGLRDGEIFISFLMQLYIFIIITVLLIVKPTVNALFVSQLGAENLPYGYLLVAFIAVATTYFYSKAIRDFSLVKITVLSLVIFSLVFTILAVLLNFNFVNKFILYFYYVFVSLFAVVATSQFWIFANMVFNAREAKRIFGFIGAGAIAGGIFGGYLTSIIASNFGKEYTVFLASILLLTCIPILRKVYTLRIQYLNTFKRKQVIANQDQLEKSSLKLISKSKHLSYLAFITGISVIVAKLVDFQFSDFANKAIPNSDDLAAFFGFWFSTFNVVALVLQLFFTNKILNKLGVSSSLLVLPLTIGLGSLLFLTFPELWVLVIIKGIDGSFKQSLNKAAVELSIMPIPLHIKNQAKSYIDVAVDSIATGFAGFLLIFFIKNLNLSTSYITVIIILFVFIWIVLIYKLREAYFESFKKNIQKTLTFASNAKVKPQKRNDLFDIKNILENGTEEAILNMFDRLKDYKLKALQKPVIHLLQHPSNKIKIEAIEYLDFFDDNNILAKVESLVYEKDDTLVYIALDYILGHSPKTEEHFFNTYLNHSDIYIANGALLTLAKQSQNNQSLGSSYQLKERLEEKIRLHSSDEDFTKKEIIAGLLLSIAYSRMTNHYDFITKHLNNKHPYIIKFATIAAGITANEVFINDLLNLLAVKRHRKRAIKSLKNYGPRIINVLLDLESKGELKSKVKKNIPKIVGAFQNENAVKMLLKILKSKDSTSRLEATKALRKLKRKNLNITISNRVLKNQIYKECGFYEDILEVLTSIQHTINKDLVGELEENNKTIYEARKNLSNALELELNKSFLTLFNLLSLLYNEEDIQIIFKAMKSEIKEAKINAIELLENLLDSAIKNAVLPVLEHIAVEEDNLDATVIKIPLISEAEYLNKIMTISGSNIRHFAVTYIKVANNRAFLPALLPLKKYRNKAVGQLAYDTYIQLLKKD, from the coding sequence GTGAGAAAATTAATACATAAAACATTTGGACTAAGAGATGGAGAAATCTTCATCTCTTTTTTAATGCAGTTGTATATTTTTATAATTATAACAGTTTTGTTAATTGTAAAACCAACTGTAAATGCCTTATTTGTATCGCAATTAGGTGCAGAAAATTTGCCTTATGGTTATTTATTAGTCGCTTTTATTGCAGTAGCAACCACTTATTTTTATAGCAAGGCAATTCGTGATTTTTCCTTGGTAAAAATTACAGTTTTATCGCTAGTAATTTTTAGTTTAGTCTTTACCATTTTAGCTGTTTTATTAAATTTTAACTTTGTAAATAAATTCATATTATATTTTTATTATGTTTTTGTTTCTTTGTTTGCAGTGGTTGCAACATCACAATTTTGGATTTTTGCCAACATGGTTTTTAATGCGAGAGAAGCCAAAAGAATATTTGGCTTTATTGGAGCAGGAGCCATTGCAGGTGGTATTTTTGGTGGATATTTAACGAGTATTATTGCCAGTAATTTTGGGAAAGAATATACCGTTTTTTTAGCCTCAATTTTATTACTAACTTGTATTCCTATTTTAAGAAAAGTATATACCTTAAGAATACAATATTTAAATACTTTTAAGAGAAAACAAGTAATTGCGAATCAGGATCAATTAGAAAAATCTTCTTTAAAATTAATCTCGAAATCTAAACATTTAAGTTATTTAGCTTTTATTACTGGCATTAGCGTAATTGTAGCAAAATTAGTCGATTTTCAATTTAGTGATTTTGCTAACAAAGCCATTCCTAATTCAGATGATTTAGCTGCTTTCTTTGGATTTTGGTTTTCTACTTTTAATGTTGTGGCTCTTGTGCTTCAATTATTTTTCACCAATAAAATTTTAAACAAATTAGGTGTTTCTTCATCATTATTGGTACTGCCATTAACCATTGGCTTAGGAAGTTTACTGTTTTTAACATTCCCAGAATTGTGGGTTTTGGTGATTATAAAAGGTATTGATGGAAGTTTTAAACAGAGTTTAAATAAAGCTGCTGTAGAGTTGTCTATTATGCCAATTCCTTTGCATATAAAAAACCAAGCAAAATCGTATATAGATGTTGCAGTAGATAGTATTGCCACTGGTTTTGCAGGATTTTTATTGATATTTTTTATCAAAAATCTTAATTTAAGTACTTCTTATATAACTGTAATTATTATTCTGTTTGTTTTTATTTGGATTGTTTTAATCTATAAATTAAGAGAAGCTTACTTTGAATCTTTTAAAAAAAATATACAGAAAACCTTAACTTTTGCTTCTAATGCCAAAGTAAAACCCCAAAAAAGGAATGATTTATTTGATATAAAAAACATCTTAGAAAATGGTACAGAAGAAGCTATTCTAAATATGTTTGATCGACTAAAAGATTACAAACTAAAAGCGCTTCAAAAACCTGTTATTCATCTTTTGCAACATCCATCAAATAAAATAAAAATAGAAGCTATTGAGTATTTAGATTTTTTTGACGACAACAATATTTTAGCAAAAGTAGAGTCTTTAGTCTATGAAAAAGATGATACCTTGGTGTATATTGCTTTAGATTATATTTTGGGGCATTCTCCAAAAACAGAAGAACACTTTTTTAACACATATTTGAATCATAGTGATATTTATATAGCCAATGGAGCATTGTTAACATTGGCAAAACAAAGTCAAAACAATCAATCTTTAGGTTCTTCATATCAACTAAAAGAACGCCTAGAAGAAAAGATAAGATTACATAGTTCTGATGAGGATTTTACTAAAAAAGAGATTATAGCAGGACTACTTTTAAGTATAGCTTATTCTAGAATGACGAATCATTACGATTTTATTACAAAACATTTAAATAATAAGCATCCTTATATTATAAAATTTGCAACCATTGCTGCTGGTATTACTGCAAATGAAGTGTTTATAAACGATTTGTTAAACTTATTAGCGGTTAAAAGACACAGAAAAAGAGCTATAAAATCGCTAAAAAATTATGGACCAAGAATTATAAATGTTTTATTAGACTTAGAATCTAAAGGCGAATTAAAGTCGAAAGTTAAAAAAAATATTCCCAAAATTGTGGGAGCGTTTCAGAATGAAAACGCCGTAAAAATGTTACTTAAAATTTTAAAGAGTAAAGATTCTACCAGTAGGTTAGAGGCTACAAAAGCTTTGCGCAAACTAAAAAGAAAAAATTTAAATATAACTATTTCTAATAGAGTTCTAAAAAATCAAATTTATAAGGAATGTGGTTTTTACGAAGATATTTTAGAGGTTTTAACTTCTATTCAACATACAATTAATAAAGATTTGGTTGGTGAGCTAGAAGAAAATAACAAAACTATTTATGAAGCTCGAAAAAACTTGAGCAATGCATTAGAGTTGGAGTTAAATAAATCTTTTTTAACCTTATTTAATTTATTGAGTTTGTTATATAATGAGGAGGATATTCAAATTATTTTCAAGGCAATGAAGAGCGAAATCAAAGAAGCTAAAATAAATGCCATCGAACTTTTAGAAAACTTGTTAGATAGTGCTATAAAAAATGCGGTATTACCAGTTTTAGAGCATATTGCTGTAGAAGAAGATAATTTAGATGCTACAGTTATTAAAATTCCTTTAATTTCTGAAGCAGAATACTTAAATAAAATAATGACAATTAGCGGAAGTAATATTAGGCATTTTGCAGTAACGTATATTAAAGTTGCCAATAATAGAGCTTTTTTACCAGCATTATTACCATTAAAAAAGTATCGTAATAAAGCTGTTGGGCAGCTTGCTTACGATACTTATATTCAACTTTTAAAGAAAGACTAA
- a CDS encoding PEP/pyruvate-binding domain-containing protein → MQKKLYICTLLFLLTVSFTIAQELSTPKIKELVESYKEDVRGPYYRIKWFCEDGSVRDAKDPCPDDIEGIQHASFKTSALELRKTNHLFFGEILASTKINEFLDEQNNYSRLKQYQIGKYLASINDGWILRKGQFYRGAVQSEDEEAWGKEFFETILKNDSFLKTNYYLIRQALKDIPHNGDTNLGQLMRSESKILAENIPSFMDVRIKIHGNPQKTDIALVQNFINKKEDKLSLEEKKELQNLILTMEQFYAPLDFKKIDEEVANLKGNTFVIDEIKNFSKNYSSNNSSKKIVRNSANILADIRLNINDFKSSKHKLQLLDISNQIENVLLIEAQNWETETLQETIDKIEILTCAALGSGLIEIWEFDKIEKSLNNKANKEEITVASLNELLTVSRSIVEWSASLIKANYNEDVLNYTKFEPLAYGFIDDRVRNSIALSLGETVSKLGTFVAKISNINNDVMSIDNQSAIRGLNPGYAFGELVVVDGNPDDVEVNTNKIYIFQNPPSDLKPVAGILTVSEGNLVSHVQLLARNLGIPNAALSNENLSALKKYNGKKVFYAVSHKGNVIIKTENDMSSEEEKLFEKKERSKNMIEVPVDDIRLDVSKVINMRDVNATDSGKLCGPKAANLGELKNLFPEQVVEGLIIPFGVFKTHMNLPMPNEGKSYWQYLNDTFYNANQKKKEGATEEQVENYLLTSLEKLHKAILNINLNTDFTKDLKENFETAFKNEMGKVPVFLRSDTNMEDLKEFTGAGLNLTLFNIKEEDKILQGIKRVWASAYTERSFKWRQKYLLNPENVYPSILIIPSVDVDYSGVMITKGINAGTDNDLTVAFSRGAGGAVDGQSAETRLITQNENFLLAPARQADYIRLPNYGGTKKYFTSFENEILNEDNINEIRKIAKEVRAKIGEKAEDKNQAFDVEFGFENNKLWLFQIRPFVENKQAKSSDYLNSITPKIADDKQIKITEKL, encoded by the coding sequence ATGCAAAAAAAATTATATATATGTACGCTGTTATTTTTGTTAACAGTTTCATTTACAATCGCTCAAGAACTATCAACTCCAAAAATTAAGGAACTTGTTGAATCTTATAAAGAGGATGTTAGAGGCCCCTATTACAGAATAAAATGGTTTTGTGAGGATGGTAGTGTTAGAGATGCCAAAGATCCTTGTCCAGATGATATTGAAGGCATACAACATGCAAGTTTTAAAACGTCTGCTTTAGAGTTAAGAAAAACGAACCATTTGTTTTTTGGCGAAATCTTGGCATCTACTAAAATCAACGAATTTTTAGACGAACAAAACAATTATAGCAGACTAAAACAATACCAAATTGGTAAATATTTAGCCAGTATTAATGATGGTTGGATTTTACGAAAAGGGCAATTTTACAGAGGTGCTGTACAATCTGAAGATGAAGAAGCTTGGGGAAAAGAGTTTTTTGAAACTATTTTAAAAAATGATTCTTTTTTAAAAACAAATTATTATTTAATAAGACAAGCGTTAAAAGACATACCCCATAATGGAGACACAAATCTTGGACAATTAATGCGAAGTGAATCTAAAATTTTGGCAGAAAACATTCCTAGCTTTATGGATGTTAGAATTAAAATTCACGGAAATCCACAAAAAACAGATATTGCTTTAGTGCAGAATTTTATCAATAAAAAAGAGGATAAATTATCTTTAGAGGAGAAAAAAGAGTTGCAAAATTTAATTTTAACTATGGAACAGTTTTACGCTCCATTAGATTTTAAAAAGATAGATGAAGAAGTTGCAAACTTGAAAGGCAATACCTTTGTAATTGATGAAATTAAAAACTTTTCTAAAAACTATAGCAGTAATAATTCATCAAAAAAGATTGTAAGAAATTCTGCAAATATTTTAGCGGATATTCGACTAAATATCAACGATTTTAAATCGTCAAAACATAAACTACAATTATTAGATATTAGCAACCAAATAGAAAATGTGTTGCTAATTGAAGCCCAAAATTGGGAAACTGAAACCTTACAGGAAACTATTGACAAGATTGAAATTTTAACTTGTGCTGCTTTAGGAAGTGGTTTAATTGAAATCTGGGAATTTGATAAAATAGAAAAATCACTTAATAACAAAGCAAATAAAGAAGAAATAACAGTGGCTTCTTTAAACGAATTGTTAACTGTTTCTAGAAGTATTGTGGAATGGAGTGCCTCTTTAATCAAAGCAAATTATAATGAAGATGTTTTAAACTACACAAAATTCGAGCCTTTGGCTTATGGTTTTATTGATGATAGAGTTCGAAACAGCATCGCTTTAAGTTTAGGAGAAACTGTAAGTAAATTAGGAACTTTTGTTGCCAAAATTTCGAATATCAATAATGATGTAATGTCTATTGATAACCAAAGTGCTATTAGAGGTTTAAATCCTGGATATGCTTTTGGTGAGTTGGTTGTGGTTGATGGAAATCCTGATGATGTGGAAGTGAATACCAATAAAATATACATTTTTCAAAATCCGCCTTCAGATTTAAAACCTGTTGCAGGAATATTAACAGTTTCTGAAGGAAATTTAGTTTCTCACGTTCAATTATTGGCTAGAAATTTAGGAATTCCGAATGCAGCTTTATCAAATGAAAATTTATCAGCTTTAAAAAAATACAATGGTAAAAAAGTTTTTTATGCAGTTTCTCATAAAGGAAATGTAATTATCAAGACTGAAAATGATATGTCTTCGGAAGAAGAAAAATTGTTTGAGAAAAAAGAACGCAGCAAAAATATGATTGAAGTTCCTGTTGATGATATACGTTTGGATGTTTCTAAAGTGATTAACATGAGAGATGTAAACGCAACAGATTCTGGGAAACTTTGTGGACCAAAAGCAGCTAATCTTGGCGAATTAAAAAATCTTTTTCCAGAGCAAGTTGTAGAAGGTTTAATTATTCCTTTTGGTGTTTTTAAAACCCACATGAACTTACCAATGCCCAATGAAGGCAAAAGTTATTGGCAATATTTAAACGATACTTTTTACAATGCTAATCAAAAGAAAAAAGAAGGAGCCACAGAAGAACAAGTAGAAAATTATCTGTTAACTTCTTTGGAAAAATTACATAAAGCTATTTTAAACATCAACTTAAATACTGATTTCACCAAAGATTTAAAAGAGAACTTTGAAACGGCTTTTAAAAATGAGATGGGTAAAGTGCCTGTATTTTTAAGAAGTGATACCAATATGGAAGATTTGAAAGAATTTACTGGAGCTGGTTTGAATTTAACGCTTTTTAATATTAAAGAAGAAGACAAAATCTTACAAGGGATTAAAAGAGTTTGGGCATCTGCGTATACAGAACGTAGTTTTAAATGGAGACAAAAGTATTTATTGAATCCAGAAAATGTGTATCCATCCATCTTAATTATACCAAGTGTAGATGTAGATTATTCTGGAGTAATGATTACCAAAGGAATTAATGCTGGTACAGATAACGATTTAACTGTTGCTTTTTCTAGAGGTGCTGGAGGTGCAGTAGATGGGCAATCTGCAGAAACAAGACTTATCACCCAAAACGAAAACTTTTTGTTAGCACCTGCAAGACAAGCAGATTATATAAGATTACCAAATTATGGTGGAACAAAAAAGTACTTTACTTCGTTTGAAAATGAGATTTTGAATGAAGATAATATCAACGAAATAAGAAAAATAGCGAAAGAAGTAAGAGCTAAAATTGGCGAAAAAGCAGAAGATAAAAACCAAGCTTTTGATGTTGAATTTGGTTTTGAAAATAATAAATTATGGTTGTTTCAAATAAGACCTTTTGTGGAAAATAAACAAGCAAAAAGTTCAGACTATTTAAACTCCATTACCCCAAAAATTGCAGACGACAAACAAATAAAAATCACCGAAAAATTATAA
- the murQ gene encoding N-acetylmuramic acid 6-phosphate etherase — protein sequence MNFTKITEQDSNYNHLEKMSVLEVLTNINNEDKKVAIAVEKALPQIEVLTQKIVQQLKKGGRLFYIGAGTSGRLGILDASECPPTFGVPHELVVGLIAGGDYAIRKAVEFAEDSKTQGWLDLQAHHITEKDVVVGIAASGTTPYVIAALEKCNENNIITGSISCNKNSPLSNTAQFNIDVIVGPEFVTGSSRMKAGTAQKLVLNMLSTTTMIHLGKIKGNKMVDMQLSNHKLVERGEKMLMSELNINQEKASELLAKFGNVREAILNYKL from the coding sequence ATGAATTTTACAAAAATCACAGAACAAGATTCTAATTACAATCATTTAGAAAAAATGAGTGTTTTAGAAGTGCTTACCAACATTAATAACGAAGATAAAAAAGTAGCAATCGCTGTTGAAAAAGCCTTGCCACAAATTGAAGTGTTGACTCAAAAAATAGTGCAACAACTAAAAAAAGGTGGGAGACTATTTTATATTGGTGCAGGAACTTCTGGTAGATTAGGTATTTTAGATGCTTCTGAATGTCCACCAACTTTTGGTGTTCCTCATGAATTAGTGGTAGGTTTAATTGCTGGAGGAGATTATGCTATTAGAAAAGCTGTTGAATTTGCAGAAGATTCTAAAACTCAAGGTTGGTTAGATTTGCAAGCTCATCATATCACCGAAAAAGATGTTGTTGTGGGTATTGCAGCTTCTGGAACTACACCTTACGTAATTGCTGCTTTAGAGAAATGTAATGAAAACAACATTATTACAGGTTCTATCTCTTGTAATAAAAATAGTCCATTATCCAATACTGCTCAATTTAATATTGATGTAATTGTAGGGCCTGAATTTGTAACTGGAAGTTCTAGAATGAAAGCAGGAACTGCTCAAAAATTAGTGTTGAATATGCTTTCTACAACAACCATGATTCATTTGGGTAAAATAAAAGGCAACAAAATGGTAGATATGCAATTATCTAACCATAAATTGGTAGAAAGAGGTGAAAAAATGTTGATGAGCGAATTAAATATCAACCAAGAAAAAGCAAGTGAATTATTAGCTAAATTTGGCAATGTTAGAGAAGCTATTTTAAATTATAAATTATGA
- a CDS encoding PorP/SprF family type IX secretion system membrane protein — translation MKRVLVLFFVFTSMVCYAQDVIFSQAFLVPETLNSSFTGSLRSTKVGSLYRSQWRNNAFKTNSNYAFFDTWLERYKIGIGVSFLNQTESISSYSFNQVNFNYSMAFQLNDTWFFRPSISAGLGLKNYGFQNLLLGDQINLNTYAINTSSIDPAILRSQRNFFDFNSSLLFNNADSWIGLTVRHLNRPNISLTENGNVPLDMFWSVHAKYYLPLLENERTLFNRKSKIYLLSNFMMQGPYNRLDVGGQYVFENQFSLGITAGLTPLKDEYTTSLVSAVSTFVGFRWQGFRFGYSYDFNTTNLLNTGGIHEFSVSYDFDINMRALNRYKCVSSF, via the coding sequence ATGAAGAGAGTTCTTGTTCTATTTTTTGTTTTTACAAGTATGGTTTGTTATGCTCAAGATGTTATTTTTTCGCAAGCATTTCTTGTACCAGAAACTTTAAACTCTTCATTTACGGGTTCTTTAAGGAGTACTAAAGTTGGCTCTTTGTATAGATCTCAATGGAGAAACAATGCATTTAAAACAAACTCGAATTATGCTTTTTTTGATACTTGGTTAGAGCGTTATAAAATAGGAATAGGAGTTAGTTTCTTAAATCAAACAGAAAGTATTTCTAGCTATTCTTTTAATCAAGTTAATTTTAATTATTCAATGGCATTTCAGTTAAATGATACGTGGTTTTTTAGGCCAAGTATTTCTGCTGGTTTGGGATTAAAAAATTATGGTTTTCAAAATTTACTACTAGGAGATCAAATTAATTTGAATACCTATGCAATTAATACATCAAGTATAGATCCTGCTATACTTCGTAGTCAGCGAAATTTTTTCGATTTTAATTCTTCTTTGCTTTTTAACAATGCTGATAGTTGGATTGGTTTAACTGTAAGACATTTAAACAGACCTAATATTTCTTTAACCGAAAACGGAAATGTTCCATTAGACATGTTTTGGTCTGTACATGCAAAATATTATCTTCCACTGTTAGAAAATGAGAGAACATTGTTTAATAGAAAAAGTAAAATATATTTACTCTCTAATTTTATGATGCAAGGGCCTTATAATCGATTAGATGTTGGTGGGCAATATGTTTTTGAAAATCAATTTTCTTTAGGAATTACTGCAGGTTTAACACCTTTAAAAGATGAATATACAACGTCTTTAGTAAGCGCTGTAAGTACTTTTGTAGGTTTTAGATGGCAAGGCTTTAGATTTGGTTATTCCTACGATTTTAATACAACAAACCTTTTAAATACTGGTGGTATTCATGAGTTTTCTGTCTCGTATGATTTTGACATCAATATGAGGGCGCTCAATAGATATAAATGTGTTTCTTCTTTTTAA
- a CDS encoding DUF6095 family protein, with amino-acid sequence MSTDKQLLSKALIRLGILILLFILSPVIMTMGFKALDKFTGTSNEYLAYLILGFSSILLVYTLYFGFKTFGVLQKAIFNDK; translated from the coding sequence ATGAGTACAGACAAACAATTACTAAGTAAAGCATTGATAAGACTTGGTATTTTAATCCTATTATTTATATTATCTCCTGTTATTATGACCATGGGTTTTAAAGCGCTAGATAAATTTACAGGAACATCTAACGAATATCTTGCTTATTTAATTTTGGGTTTTAGTTCCATTCTATTAGTATATACCTTATATTTTGGTTTTAAAACTTTTGGAGTCTTACAAAAAGCTATATTTAACGACAAATAA
- a CDS encoding serine hydrolase: MKYTLVTLFALLSLYTFAQKPDQSLKGPLIYSNKTYKNSKVVLPVNLHKDIKPIQEIEDPYLQSVLEKEINSNKTWKRLIKGKQMSVAIVDLSDSTNFRYAGMNDNFMMYAASLPKIAILLAVMDAVDKGELAYTNEVKQDLRLMISKSNNQASTRNIDRVGYEKIEAVLRSPKHKLYDEEVGGGLWVGKRYAAAGRRYPDPIKGLSHAATTRQVCSFYYQLALGNLISTERSKEMLQIMKKPALHHKFVNTLDKIAPKADVYRKSGSWRNYHSDSALVWGPKRKYIIVALVDYDYGEQTIRDLVRPLEKVLKKRRTL, from the coding sequence ATGAAATATACACTAGTAACTTTATTTGCTTTATTGTCTCTTTATACATTTGCACAAAAGCCAGATCAAAGTTTAAAAGGTCCTTTAATATATTCCAATAAAACATACAAAAATAGCAAGGTTGTTTTACCTGTTAATTTACATAAAGATATTAAACCGATTCAAGAAATTGAAGACCCTTATTTACAAAGTGTTTTAGAGAAAGAAATTAACTCAAATAAAACATGGAAACGTTTAATAAAAGGAAAACAAATGTCTGTTGCTATCGTAGATTTAAGTGATAGTACAAATTTTAGATATGCAGGCATGAATGATAATTTTATGATGTATGCAGCCAGCTTGCCTAAAATTGCAATTTTATTGGCTGTTATGGATGCTGTAGATAAAGGAGAATTAGCTTATACCAATGAAGTAAAACAAGATTTACGTTTAATGATTAGTAAATCTAACAACCAAGCTTCTACCAGAAATATTGATAGAGTAGGGTATGAGAAAATAGAAGCCGTTTTAAGATCGCCAAAACATAAACTGTATGATGAAGAAGTTGGGGGTGGTTTATGGGTTGGTAAACGATATGCTGCAGCTGGTAGACGTTATCCAGACCCAATTAAAGGCTTAAGTCATGCTGCAACTACCAGACAAGTTTGTAGCTTTTACTATCAATTAGCATTGGGGAATTTAATTAGCACAGAACGTTCTAAAGAAATGTTGCAAATTATGAAAAAGCCAGCTCTACATCATAAATTTGTAAATACATTAGATAAAATTGCGCCAAAAGCAGATGTATATCGTAAATCTGGATCTTGGAGAAATTACCATTCAGATTCTGCTTTGGTTTGGGGGCCAAAAAGAAAATATATTATTGTTGCTTTGGTAGATTATGATTATGGAGAGCAAACAATTAGAGATTTAGTAAGACCATTAGAAAAGGTATTGAAAAAAAGACGTACTTTGTAG
- a CDS encoding serine hydrolase, protein MKKRYILLIAGILLSLGFMNYYPIDGYEYTGIKRLYQIRQFQKDSVKYNRIPKGAYKKWADIQLHLTNKTTDSVEDLFVVDSDFDRKIKRITPSGNYSLAIMDMTDPENLRYAEHRETVGYQPGSVGKLAVLLAVFDQLQKICPDSYEERVGYLKSIKVTSRYWGLGDHHTIPIYDIEKDKLTKRQVIASDEFSLFEWLDHMVSVSNNGAASIMYREAMLMAAFGQEYPNLDAEKAEKYFKETPRDSLTNLANTVVNQPLRDLGIKEMEWKLGGMFTRPPERYVGRKGGSIGSPKGLMKFLVKLEQGKVIDKESSLEMKRLMYMTDRRIRYARSPRLDDAAVYFKSGSYYKCDRTKDPNCASYAGNVYNYMNSVIIVEQDNGVKYITCLMSNVLNKNSAGAHMYLASKIDDVVNETANINKPEIKEEKYVEDKEESNN, encoded by the coding sequence ATGAAAAAAAGATACATTTTACTAATTGCTGGTATTTTATTGTCTTTAGGATTTATGAACTATTATCCTATTGATGGTTATGAATACACAGGCATTAAACGTTTATACCAAATAAGACAGTTCCAGAAAGACAGTGTTAAGTACAATCGAATTCCAAAAGGAGCTTATAAAAAATGGGCAGATATTCAATTACACCTCACCAATAAAACGACTGATAGTGTAGAGGATTTATTTGTAGTTGATAGCGATTTTGATCGAAAAATAAAGAGAATTACACCAAGTGGAAATTACTCTTTAGCAATTATGGATATGACTGATCCTGAAAACTTACGTTATGCAGAACACAGAGAAACTGTAGGATATCAACCAGGAAGTGTTGGTAAATTGGCTGTTTTATTAGCTGTTTTTGATCAACTTCAAAAAATTTGTCCAGATTCTTATGAAGAAAGAGTTGGATACTTAAAAAGTATCAAAGTTACAAGTAGATATTGGGGCTTAGGAGATCATCATACCATACCAATTTACGATATTGAAAAAGATAAATTAACCAAAAGACAAGTAATTGCCAGTGATGAATTTTCGCTTTTTGAATGGTTAGATCATATGGTTTCTGTAAGTAACAATGGTGCTGCAAGCATCATGTACAGAGAAGCAATGTTAATGGCTGCTTTTGGACAAGAATACCCAAATCTAGATGCTGAAAAAGCTGAAAAATACTTTAAAGAAACACCTAGAGATTCTTTAACAAACTTAGCAAATACAGTTGTAAACCAACCTTTAAGAGATTTAGGTATTAAAGAAATGGAGTGGAAATTAGGGGGTATGTTTACAAGACCTCCAGAAAGATATGTTGGTAGAAAAGGTGGCAGTATTGGTTCTCCTAAAGGATTAATGAAATTTTTAGTTAAGCTAGAACAAGGTAAAGTAATCGATAAAGAATCTAGTTTAGAAATGAAGCGTTTAATGTATATGACAGATAGACGAATTCGTTATGCAAGATCGCCAAGATTAGATGATGCTGCTGTGTATTTTAAATCTGGAAGTTATTATAAGTGTGATAGAACTAAAGACCCAAATTGTGCAAGTTATGCAGGAAATGTTTATAATTATATGAACTCTGTAATTATTGTAGAACAAGATAATGGTGTAAAATATATTACCTGTTTAATGAGCAATGTATTAAATAAAAATTCTGCTGGTGCTCACATGTACTTAGCCAGTAAAATTGATGATGTTGTTAATGAAACTGCCAACATTAACAAACCAGAAATTAAAGAAGAAAAATATGTTGAAGATAAAGAAGAATCAAATAATTAA